Part of the Betta splendens chromosome 17, fBetSpl5.4, whole genome shotgun sequence genome, TTTACCTGCAGCCTGGttctctggacttcaacaaccAGCTGTTGGCTCCAGGTGGTAAAGGCATGTGGGGTAGCTGGGGCAAAGGCAGCAGTGGTGGAACTGGAGCTAAACCAGCCAGTGGAGAGCAGGGTAAGGAACATTCTTTAGGAACTCTTTGAGACACTACCTCAGTTTGAGTGTTAATCAATTCCCTATTTCTTTTCAAGATTCTGGTCGTCCAACCACAAGCACCCTCAACCGTttctcagctctgcagcagtcTGGTTCCTTGATGTCTTCAGCAGACTCTGATCGCAGAGTTCCTCAAAGGTATTTAGGACTACTGTTGTCGAAGTACTGCAAATAATATAATACCCAAAATAAGGACTCGTTAAACTGTATCCAGTTTCAGATTGGATTTGATGACATGTGATAAAGCTTACCTGTGATTCACTAACAACCTTTAGGTCAAGCTCCAGCCGTGAGCGCGGCggggacagagacaggaacgacAGAGATAGGTTTGACCGGTTTGATCGCAGCGAGGGACGAGAAGGTAGAGacgacaggagcagcaggaaccagaTCACCAAGAGAAGCTTCAGCAGAGAGTCGCGGGAACGCGGAGAGAGGGGAGGTGACAGCCGCGGCTCCGCTGAGCCTGTGCGTCGCGTCGCCAGCATGACCGacgacagggagagaggaagcagagacagaggaagccgAGACAGGGCTCCAAGCAAAGATCTCACAGGTATTTACTGCAACAGTCAATTTAATTTGTAGGATGCAAAAAAGAAATGAGTTGTGCACAGAATAGTTTTACATTGTGATACTTAAATCAGGATTCAGGaagttgagttttttttttttttttttttttacagttaagCGTGAGAGTgctcctactcctcctcctactctttCTAAACCTGCCTTGagtgaagaggaggtggagaagaagaCAAATGCCATCGTCGAGGAATATCTTCACATTAATGACTTGAAGGTATGAAGATGAGACAATTGCATGCCACAATGTGAATTTATCTAAAACACATGAATTTCAGCAGATAGTTTGGGTTCTGAATCCACTGTGGTTGATACAAGCTGCGTTGTCATCTTTTGTTGatgcaggaggcgctgcagtGCGTGGCGGAGCTCAACAGCACGCCGCTGCTCTACGTATTTGTGCGGAATGGCGTGGAGTCAACACTTGAACGCAGCACCATTGCTCGGGAGCACATGGGCCTGTTGCTGCACCAACTTGTTAAAGCAGGGACGTTGCCCAAACAGCAGTTCTACAAAGGGTGAGGAGTACTGTGATCATGTGTTCCCAGTATCAGGAAGGTTCCATCCACATAAATGTGAAGTAGGACTGACTgctctttgctgctgtggctgtaggcTAGGAGAGATCTTGGAGATAGCAGAAGACATGGCCATTGATATACCTCACTTCTGGCTTTACCTGGCTGAACTCATCACCCCAATGCTCCATGAGGGAGGCATCCCTATGGGACAGCTCTTCAGGTGAGCTCCGGTGCTTGAAACAGCCtgacaataaaagctttttttattcttgatTTTTCATTTCAGTTGTTCCACAAAGCTGTAAAAAATGTAACTTTGTCCGGCTATGACTTAAACACACAGCTTTAACACATCCAACATAACACAACTGTCTCATGTTGCCTCTTGTGTCTCATTGATTGCGTTTCTCCATAATTTATCCTGCAAGACTACCTTTGACATAACGCTGATATATCAGACATCCAAATGCTAAGTTATTGTTATTTATGACTTTAATTCTTGTCTTCAGGGAGATCTCAAAACCTCTTGTGCCTCTGGGGAAGGCTGGCGTGTTGCTAGTGCAGATCTTGAAGTTGCTTTGTAATGGAATGGTATGTTCTACCCTATCGCAACACACTCTCTGTATGCATCTATGTGCTTATTTGATGCAACCGTACAAAGCTTTTCTTTAAAACAGAGTCACATTCCATATTTAAACATCTAAATGTTTATTTGCGCATTAGACCCCTAAGAAGGTTGGAGCCATGTGGACAGAGGCTGGGCTCAACTGGAGTGATTTCTTGCCAAAGGATGAAGATGTCAACAAGTTTGTTACAGATCAGGTGAGTTGGCATTTGTACCAGTAGggtcaaacaaaacaaatcagaaaTTGTGGAGGACGTGACtaaaagtttttgtttttgtttggaacTTCATGACTGTAAAATTCGAATAGATGCATGATGTGGTACTGATTAAATAATGAGCCCTACGATATGCCAGCATTGCATCTTTCCTGTTGGAATCCATGATACATCAGGTACCCAAAGGACTTAATTTGGTAGCTTTTCTGATTTGTGGATGCTTTGTAACTTTCAGAAAGTGGAGTACACCATAGGAGAGGAGCTGGCATCAACAGAAGTGAGCAACAAGAAGGTCCTCAGCGGAGACGAGCTCAGCAAACAGCTGGACAGACTGTTTGAGGACAAGGCCGACAACCAGCGTATCAGAGACTGGGTGGAGGTACGTGATGGCTCGTGTTTTTATGAGGATGATGGATGAGAAGTTGCTTCCTTTAAttttaggttgtttttttttgttttcaggctAATTTGGATGAGGAACAAACTGCTTCCAACCAGTTCATACGAGCTCTGAtgatgtctgtgtgtcagtctgccatCATATGTAAGTATGAATAATACATAGTAACTGTCTGTTAATCAGTGCTGGAAGTATCGGCGCTATCATCTCACTTGTCTGTTAATACCACTTCAGGTGACAACCCCTACAGGGTGGACGCTGGGCAGATCAATCAGAGGGCCAGTCTGCTGCAGATCTACCTGTGTGATGAGCAGAAAGAGCTGCAGGCCCTCTACGCTCTGCAGGCTCTGATGGTGCACATGGAGCAGCCAGCGAGTGAGTGTCCTGCTGTTGTTGTACATCTGCTAGAACTAATGAGTGACAACATTTTGAAGGGTCCGTAACACGTACAGCAAATTAAATCTCAAGATAAGAAGTCAGATTCCTACTGCTGTGCATTTTTTGTTGGGTTTATTTGATGGATGATGCATATTTACTGCAGCAgaatttcattttttcattACTGATGTGAGATGATGATTATTGACTTTCCTTTTGCTGTTTCCTCAGACCTGCTGCGGATGTTCTTCGACGCCTTGTACGATGAAGACGTCATTAAAGAGGAGGCCTTCTACAAATGGGAGTCGAGCAAAGACCCTGCAGAGCAAATGGGCAAAGGTGTGGCCTTGAAATCGGTCACGGCATTTTTCACCTGGCTCCGTGAGGCCGAGGAGGAGTCCGACAAAGAGTAAAAGACTGAACTGAacacagcttctcctcctcatggCAAGGCCATGGCTCCGCAGGCTGCTGTGGAGAGTTGAAGACAATGTTGCCAGAGAGGCAGACTCAAATCAATCCTCAATGAggatacttttttttttcatggagGGACgaactgaaaaaaagaaaacgtgtCTCTCTATcttccctcctctgcttcctcattaTTTCCCCCACCTGCTTGTCACAGCAAGTGTCCTCATCAAATAAACTTGAAAACTGATTCAGCAGGATTGCTTGTTAACGAGGCGTGAAGTATCCCACATCACTACAAACCTCTCCTCTCACAATAATTTGAACCGAAAGGCTGCTCCTTTTTATGGTTCTAAATTATTATAAAGCCTAACATCCTATTTGACCTGCAGGAATAAAACGCAGGGTGTGTGGTGTAGCGAGTTCCTGATGTTTGGGTATCATCATGCCACAACGTGTGTTCAACCTAGCACAGCTCTTCTCTGTCCCCTACTGGAGTGTGCAGCATGACTGAAGTGTGTTTCTATTAATGATACGGTGGACGAAACATTGATAGACAAATGTACATGAACTAATCTTAATTTGATGGTGTTTTTAAAGCAAAGGTTGTCtattttctcttcctgtttcctatCATGAACTTGCAGAGGTCAAAGACAGAGTTgatgttgacctttgaccttgactACTAGGGGGTGGTCTTAATGCTTCCTCTAAGCCATCCTCTCCCATCCCCAGTAGTGAACCACACTGACTCATCTTTACCTCTTCTGTACATGAACCTGAGCTGTTGTAGAGACACTTAATGACCCAATCACCGTTAAAACTTGAAATCTACAGAAAATTGACTTGATGAAATATATAATGGtttaagaaaacacagaaatgatCCGGAAGCCTTTTCTACTTTAAGTGGAAACTCATTTCAGGAGCTTtctgtaaatatataataattataacttttttttttcagttttatttttcagaaacGATAAATTGCTGATGTAATGCAGTGTATCCTTTTCCAGCAGCAGTTGTCCAGATGCAGAGAGGTGATTTAGATAATCCACTGATTAGTTTTATTGGAattttgtaaatatattttttttgctttctttatttAAGAAATTATTGCTTCTTTTGCATCTGAAACTGGAAAGATGAGTAACGGAACATTGCAAATAAAGAACTTAAGTTGCTGAGcagagattttttttctgtctgttgcaTGTGTGAGTATGTTGCATCAAAATCATTCTTAAAATTCAAGCAGATGGAAGACAAGATTGATCTTTAAACTTTAATGAAAGTTTTTTTGAAACTGAAATTTGCTTGTCTTAAAGCCAATTTGTTAAATGATTTACACTGgtcaacaaaaaaaagaatagaAATATTATCCAATATGCTGCCTTTTATGCTGATCTAAATCACAGAAGGCTTAAAGTGATGACAACTGAGAAGGGAACATACAAATACCAGCAAATCAATGGTGAATCAACTACTTCAATACTTAGAATGCGTTCCAGATAGAATCACTTCTCATGCTGAAATACGTTGTCCCCAAACTGGCATCACAATAAATCAGCTTCTAATTAAACTTTGACACAAGGTGTCTCCAAAAGACCGTTCCAATGTTAAAGACGACTGTACTGAATGTGGCTGAAGATGTCAGTGGTCAAATGCAGTTACGCGCAAGACTGTCGCTAATGGATGAGTTAAAATGAGCATTGTTGCTTTCATTTGAGTTATTTATTAGTGCAGTAAATTCACACGTCTGCAGATGCGGGATCGAAATATTGAAACGCGCCTAAAAAGAGCGGAGGCGCAGGTCGCTCGTCTGCAGGAAGGGGTGGGGGTCGGAAATGACACCGCCTCGCGCCGATGACGCTCGGCGTCGGGAGACATTTGGGCAGCCTAACCCATATTCCGAGCAACAAATGGTGCTCGTGTCGCGGAGACGCGAAGACGGAGCCGGGGACACGTTTCCGCCGAGCGCGCGCCACTGAAGCCCGCGGCGGGAGGACGACGGCGCGCGCCGTCATCTGTTGATCGGATCGGAGACAATTAAGCGCATTGTGATGACGAGCCGCCGCAGTCCGACTTCCAGGTAGGTACCGAGAGTCGCAGTGAGGGCAGTACTAACCGCACGAGCCCCTTTAGGGCAGTGAAGGTGCGCGTGAGGAGCAGGACGCGCTCGTGCGAGGCAGCTTTGGAGCTATTGATATGCAGATGGGGACCTCGGAGGTTGCCAGGAGACCCGCCGCTGCATCCGCGCCGTAGTCGCCCGATGATCGCGGGCTCCCAGCATCCGTCCATGGCGGGGTGACGTGGCAGTCGGCCGTCACGGGTCCGAGTCCTTCAGTTTGCACGGATGCAGCGTTTCCAGACAAAAGATGCACAGGCACTGTTCCCACTTGTTGGCCCCGCGAGTCACTGCGTCGTCTCCGGAGACGTCGGAGGGCGCAGGTGCACGCGCACAGTATCGAGCAGCATCCTTAATGCGAAGGCAGCCGTGCCACGCTCCGCATGCGACGAACAAGACTTCATCACAACAACCTCGGTTTCAAACGCCACCACACACGTGGTGATCGGACTGCCAATTAGCTGCAAAATGTGTCTGACGTCACCGCGGTGAAGCGTGGCGTTGTGCAGCTCCGTTGAGTTCCGTTGAGTCTGCAAACAACAGCCAGTCGCCCAAATAAGACGCGTTTACTGCGACTAAAAGTACAGTATAAGTTTACTTGATGGCACAACTTGTAATGAGGGGCCTCAAGTTGATACGACACTAACAAATGATTGATTAATTAGTTGCACTGGCTGCTCTGATGTTTCCTTCCCTTTATTTGTGTCGACCTGTTCGTATCAAGCTGAAGCTGCGCGTGTTGCTCATAGCCCCTCCCACTTTTCCCCTTGCTTGTCTGACCCACGCACATTTGACTTCAGACTAAGCCTTCGGCCCCAGGAGTCTCCCCCGTCTTAGCAGCTTTGCTTTGGGAGCCAATCAGCTTAAGGTAATCTGCACATGTCCAAGAGTTTTGCTGGGGCGACATGTCACCTGTCCTGAAAATGAACCGTGTGCACCATCATCATGCAGCTGACCCACACAGATGAGTCACATCTCACTTCTTCTGGGGTCAGAGCTGTCTGACTTGGATGAGGGCGGGtcgggtccggtccggtccggtcgcCATGGCTGGTGCCATGTGTTCGTCCAGTCGCCTCCCTCCGGCCCATTCCACCCGGTTTCACCAGCTTAACCGTGGCTTTAGCATCTGCGCAGTAAATATAGGGCAGAGccgtctgctcctctgcctgGTGGTTTAAAGCAGCAAAGCCCAAGCCGTGACTTTCAGTCGGCGCCGGGACAACGTCTCTGCATGTCCGCGATGGGGCTGAGGTCCAGGAGCAGAGGACGAAGAGAGCCCCAAAGGGAGCAGGAGGTAAAAGAGCGTAAACAGGAAGTCTTCTTTGATTTGGATTGAAACGCTTGGATTGAAACGATTTTTTATGGGGGGCTGAAATACCTGGAAAGCACAAATATGCAAATCATGTCTCCAGCGAGACTGACACCCAATCTTTCTCGCAGGTGAAATTCGAGGAGAGCGAAATGATTCCCAAGTCGGCAAAATCTCCAGCGGACTCGCGGAAAAGCGCGGGCATCCACGAGTTTGCGGCGCTCGCCAGATCCTCCTTGAACGGTaacaaccacccccccccccctccccctcccgccGCTCCGCTCGCAGCTTCTTCACACTCTGACGCCGGCGTCTCCGCGTCCAGGTTTCTCGCAGGCGGTGAGGGACCACGTGACGAAGCCCACCTCCCTGGCCCAGGGCAGGGTGGCCCACCTCATAGAATGGAAAGGCTGGCCCAAACCCGCGGCGCCCCCCCCGGCCGCCCACTTCAGCTCCTACTGCCACCTGacggagggggagaaggaggcgcGCTTCGCTGCAGGTATTTACTGCCCGTCCGCGTCCCCGGAGCGTCCACCTGTTGTCTGCGTcccattaaaaaaaacccacGTGTCGGCGCCGCTCCGTCCGGCAGCGGTTTCTGGCCCATTAGACCCCGGTCTGCTGTGACTCATCCCCTCCGGCGCCGGTGACATCGGCCGGTTTGATTGAGGGGGAGGGAGTTGCAGAGAGGGTGCAGGTCGGGGATGAGAAAGCCTTTAATTTACGGCGTGGAGACATGAGCTTGAGTCCAAAGCTCCATTCAGGGATTGTGAGATTAAATAATCAATCAAAGTATGATTTCAAAGTATTGGGCCGCTCCAGGATCCACCTCTCGGTCGTGTGTCCCTGTAGGTGTGGCCGAGCAGTTCGCCATCGCCGAGGCCAAGCTGCGTGCCTGGGCCTCtgtggatgaggaggacgaggaggaggaggaggactccaACGATGAAGACTCCCGCCCCAACGGTGCGACCCGCGGCCTCTCCAGCCGGAGCTCAGGTACCGGCCGTGCTCACGCCGCTCCACctcagccgccgccgtcgcctctGCATGGCCACTGACGCCCCCCTCGTGTCTCGCCCCCCCCGTGTCGTGCTCCCAGCCCCTCCGCCCCCCCGTGTTCTGACTCTCTGCTCCTCCCCCAGACGCCGCCACCTCCGGGCCCGCTTTCAGAGCGGCGCGCCGGCCTGAGGTGGAGCGCGGCgtggccccgcccccccccggccccggcggcgccgcctcccccGGCGACCCGCCCTCCCCCCGCAGCGACTCGCCCACTGCGAGCTCCctcctggaggaggacgaggagcggcCGGAGCCCCTGCGCGACCAGGTGTGCGTCCATCACAAGCCCGAGTGGAGGCCGCGGAGCAGCAGGTTCGACTCCTGCTACTCCACATCCCGCTCCGAGTCCcccggggaggaggaggaggaggaggaggacgaggacggcaGCGTGTTCCACGAGGTGCGGGTGTGGCACTGCAGCCCGAGGAGCTTCTTCTCCGACCAGGGTTCGTCTGGGGTGGCGTCCttcgatgaggaggaggaggaggcgagggaggagaaggagggaaaagAGTATTTGATGTGATGTGGTGTCCATCTTCATGTCTCTTTGAGTCTGTGTCGATTCTGGATATGACATAATGTGTTCTGCTTTCACTgtaaacctcctcctcctcctctgatcctctctcctccactcgctGCCTTCTGTCGCTCATCCTCCAGGCCTTTCGTGTACAGATCTGTTTATCTCTGATGTgaacagtatatatatataaatacatatatggGAGAGTTCAACCAGAATGTAAAGCTGTTGTTCAAACTGAGTTTTGTACATTTCTGTGAAGactcgtgtgcgtgtgtgtgtgtgtgtgtgtgtgtgtgtgtgtgctgcattggttttctaTGGGCATTTTGTAGTGTTGTTCTACTCATGTGGGTCGGGCCGTGTTTGATACGAGCGTCTGAACATCCTGCATATAAACAGAACCTTTTTGAAAGCAAAGCCTTCGCCTGCAtttcttccccccccc contains:
- the fam131aa gene encoding protein FAM131A isoform X1, coding for MSAMGLRSRSRGRREPQREQEVKFEESEMIPKSAKSPADSRKSAGIHEFAALARSSLNGFSQAVRDHVTKPTSLAQGRVAHLIEWKGWPKPAAPPPAAHFSSYCHLTEGEKEARFAAGVAEQFAIAEAKLRAWASVDEEDEEEEEDSNDEDSRPNGATRGLSSRSSDAATSGPAFRAARRPEVERGVAPPPPGPGGAASPGDPPSPRSDSPTASSLLEEDEERPEPLRDQVCVHHKPEWRPRSSRFDSCYSTSRSESPGEEEEEEEDEDGSVFHEVRVWHCSPRSFFSDQGSSGVASFDEEEEEAREEKEGKEYLM
- the fam131aa gene encoding protein FAM131A isoform X2, whose protein sequence is MIPKSAKSPADSRKSAGIHEFAALARSSLNGFSQAVRDHVTKPTSLAQGRVAHLIEWKGWPKPAAPPPAAHFSSYCHLTEGEKEARFAAGVAEQFAIAEAKLRAWASVDEEDEEEEEDSNDEDSRPNGATRGLSSRSSDAATSGPAFRAARRPEVERGVAPPPPGPGGAASPGDPPSPRSDSPTASSLLEEDEERPEPLRDQVCVHHKPEWRPRSSRFDSCYSTSRSESPGEEEEEEEDEDGSVFHEVRVWHCSPRSFFSDQGSSGVASFDEEEEEAREEKEGKEYLM